Proteins encoded within one genomic window of Camelina sativa cultivar DH55 chromosome 19, Cs, whole genome shotgun sequence:
- the LOC104766258 gene encoding uncharacterized protein LOC104766258, with the protein MNQNQYHYHYHARGVQSSDPRRGAATHSQSQGADAPNWLLAGYMAHEFLTCGTMLGRKLYPGWAEVGPLVSPSPPPQQQRETKKARQSYYSDVAGVFKTDGNHVPGVVNPTQLAKWIQM; encoded by the coding sequence atgaatcaaaacCAATACCACTACCACTACCACGCGCGTGGAGTACAGTCGAGTGATCCAAGAAGAGGCGCCGCCACTCATTCTCAGAGTCAGGGCGCTGATGCACCGAACTGGCTCTTGGCTGGCTACATGGCGCACGAGTTCCTCACGTGCGGGACTATGCTGGGCCGAAAGTTGTATCCTGGATGGGCCGAAGTTGGGCCGCTTGTCTCGCCGTCCCCACCACCGCAGCAACAGAGGGAAACGAAAAAGGCTCGCCAGAGCTACTACTCTGACGTGGCGGGTGTGTTCAAAACAGATGGGAACCACGTCCCTGGTGTGGTTAACCCGACCCAGCTTGCTAAATGGATCCAGATGTGA
- the LOC104766259 gene encoding glycine-rich cell wall structural protein isoform X7 — protein MGRLVRGATLVALLCFHVFVVNVAARDVSSGKDEDEKTLGGKGGGFGGGFGGGAGGGFGGGAGGGFGGGAGGGFGGGGGGGGGGGGGFGGGHGGGVGVGGGFGKGGGVGGGIGGGHGGGAGGGFGKGGGIGGGIGKGGGVGGGIGKGGGIGGGIGKGGGFGGGIGKGGGVGGGIGKGGGVGGGIGKGGGVGGGFGKGGGVGGGIGKGGGVGGGFGKGGGVGGGIGKGGGIGGGIGKGGGIGGGIGKGGGIGGGIGKGGGIGGGIGKGGGIGGGGGFGKGGGIGGGIGKGGGIGGGIGKGGGIGGGGGFGKGGGIGGGIGKGGGIGGGIGGGGGFGGGGGFGKGGGIGGGIGKGGGFGGGGGFGKGGGIGGGGGFGKGGGFGGGGFGGGGGGGGGGGGGGIGHH, from the exons atggggcGTCTCGTTAGAGGAGCTACTCTCGTGGCTTTGTTATGTTTCCATGTTTTTGTGGTGAATGTTGCTGCGAGAGATGTGAGTTCGGGAAAAGATGAGGACGAGAAGACTTTAGGTGGCAAGGGTGGTGGCTTTGGCGGCGGGTTCGGTGGAGGAGCCGGTGGTGGATTTGGAGGAGGAGCTGGTGGTGGATTTGGAGGAGGAGCAGGCGGTGGTTTtggaggaggcggtggtggaggtggaggtggcgGAGGAGGTTTTGGTGGTGGACATGGTGGAGGTGTCGGAGTTGGCGGTGGCTTTGGTAAGGGTGGTGGAGTTGGTGGTGGTATCGGAGGTGGACACGGTGGAGGAGCTGGTGGTGGGTTTGGAAAAGGTGGTGGGATCGGTGGAGGAATCGGGAAGGGTGGTGGAGTTGGCGGTGGCATCGGTAAAGGCGGTGGCATTGGTGGTGGAATAGGCAAAGGTGGAGGATTTGGCGGCGGTATCGGCAAAGGCGGTGGAGTTGGTGGCGGCATTGGCAAAGGCGGTGGAGTTGGTGGCGGCATTGGTAAAGGTGGAGGAGTTGGCGGTGGTTTTGGTAAAGGCGGAGGTGTTGGCGGTGGAATTGGCAAAGGCGGAGGAGTTGGCGGTGGTTTCGGCAAAGGTGGAGGAGTTGGTGGTGGGATTGGCAAAGGTGGAGGTATTGGCGGTGGCATTGGAAAAGGTGGAGGCATTGGTGGTGGAATAGGCAAAGGCGGCGGAATTGGTGGAGGCATTGGCAAAGGCGGAGGCATAGGTGGCGGGATTGGCAAAGGTGGAGGCattggtggtggaggtggatTTGGTAAGGGTGGAGGTATTGGCGGGGGTATTGGCAAAGGCGGAGGCATTGGAGGCGGTATTGGCAAAGGCGGAGGTATTGGCGGAGGAGGTGGATTTGGCAAAGGCGGAG GCATTGGAGGCGGTATTGGCAAAGGCGGAGGCATTGGCGGTGGtatcggaggaggaggaggctttggtggaggaggaggatttggAAAAGGTGGTGGCATCGGTGGTGGAATAGGCAAAGGAGGAGGTTTCGGCGGAGGAGGTGGCTTTGGGAAAGGTGGAGGTATTGGTGGAGGAGGTGGATTTGGTAAAGGCGGAGGATTTGGCGGTGGAGGTTTCGGAGggggaggtggaggaggaggcggcGGAGGAGGTGGCGGAATTGGACACCACTAA
- the LOC104766259 gene encoding glycine-rich cell wall structural protein isoform X2, translated as MGRLVRGATLVALLCFHVFVVNVAARDVSSGKDEDEKTLGGKGGGFGGGFGGGAGGGFGGGAGGGFGGGAGGGFGGGGGGGGGGGGGFGGGHGGGVGVGGGFGKGGGVGGGIGGGHGGGAGGGFGKGGGIGGGIGKGGGVGGGIGKGGGIGGGIGKGGGFGGGIGKGGGVGGGIGKGGGVGGGIGKGGGVGGGFGKGGGVGGGIGKGGGVGGGFGKGGGVGGGIGKGGGIGGGIGKGGGIGGGIGKGGGIGGGIGKGGGIGGGIGKGGGIGGGGGFGKGGGIGGGIGKGGGIGGGIGKGGGIGGGGGFGKGGGIGGGIGKGGGIGGGGGFGKGGGIGGGIGKGGGIGGGIGKGGGIGGGIGGGGGFGGGGGFGKGGGIGGGIGKGGGFGGGGGFGKGGGIGGGGGFGKGGGFGGGGFGGGGGGGGGGGGGGIGHH; from the exons atggggcGTCTCGTTAGAGGAGCTACTCTCGTGGCTTTGTTATGTTTCCATGTTTTTGTGGTGAATGTTGCTGCGAGAGATGTGAGTTCGGGAAAAGATGAGGACGAGAAGACTTTAGGTGGCAAGGGTGGTGGCTTTGGCGGCGGGTTCGGTGGAGGAGCCGGTGGTGGATTTGGAGGAGGAGCTGGTGGTGGATTTGGAGGAGGAGCAGGCGGTGGTTTtggaggaggcggtggtggaggtggaggtggcgGAGGAGGTTTTGGTGGTGGACATGGTGGAGGTGTCGGAGTTGGCGGTGGCTTTGGTAAGGGTGGTGGAGTTGGTGGTGGTATCGGAGGTGGACACGGTGGAGGAGCTGGTGGTGGGTTTGGAAAAGGTGGTGGGATCGGTGGAGGAATCGGGAAGGGTGGTGGAGTTGGCGGTGGCATCGGTAAAGGCGGTGGCATTGGTGGTGGAATAGGCAAAGGTGGAGGATTTGGCGGCGGTATCGGCAAAGGCGGTGGAGTTGGTGGCGGCATTGGCAAAGGCGGTGGAGTTGGTGGCGGCATTGGTAAAGGTGGAGGAGTTGGCGGTGGTTTTGGTAAAGGCGGAGGTGTTGGCGGTGGAATTGGCAAAGGCGGAGGAGTTGGCGGTGGTTTCGGCAAAGGTGGAGGAGTTGGTGGTGGGATTGGCAAAGGTGGAGGTATTGGCGGTGGCATTGGAAAAGGTGGAGGCATTGGTGGTGGAATAGGCAAAGGCGGCGGAATTGGTGGAGGCATTGGCAAAGGCGGAGGCATAGGTGGCGGGATTGGCAAAGGTGGAGGCattggtggtggaggtggatTTGGTAAGGGTGGAGGTATTGGCGGGGGTATTGGCAAAGGCGGAGGCATTGGAGGCGGTATTGGCAAAGGCGGAGGTATTGGCGGAGGAG gtggattTGGTAAGGGTGGAGGCATTGGAGGCGGTATTGGCAAAGGTGGAGGTATTGGCGGAGGAGGTGGATTTGGTAAGGGTGGAGGCATTGGAGGCGGTATTGGCAAAGGTGGAGGCATTGGAGGCGGTATTGGCAAAGGCGGAGGCATTGGCGGTGGtatcggaggaggaggaggctttggtggaggaggaggatttggAAAAGGTGGTGGCATCGGTGGTGGAATAGGCAAAGGAGGAGGTTTCGGCGGAGGAGGTGGCTTTGGGAAAGGTGGAGGTATTGGTGGAGGAGGTGGATTTGGTAAAGGCGGAGGATTTGGCGGTGGAGGTTTCGGAGggggaggtggaggaggaggcggcGGAGGAGGTGGCGGAATTGGACACCACTAA
- the LOC104766259 gene encoding glycine-rich cell wall structural protein 1 isoform X6, whose protein sequence is MGRLVRGATLVALLCFHVFVVNVAARDVSSGKDEDEKTLGGKGGGFGGGFGGGAGGGFGGGAGGGFGGGAGGGFGGGGGGGGGGGGGFGGGHGGGVGVGGGFGKGGGVGGGIGGGHGGGAGGGFGKGGGIGGGIGKGGGVGGGIGKGGGIGGGIGKGGGFGGGIGKGGGVGGGIGKGGGVGGGIGKGGGVGGGFGKGGGVGGGIGKGGGVGGGFGKGGGVGGGIGKGGGIGGGIGKGGGIGGGIGKGGGIGGGIGKGGGIGGGIGKGGGIGGGGGFGKGGGIGGGIGKGGGIGGGIGKGGGIGGGGGFGKGGGIGGGIGKGGGGGFGKGGGIGGGIGKGGGIGGGIGKGGGIGGGIGGGGGFGGGGGFGKGGGIGGGIGKGGGFGGGGGFGKGGGIGGGGGFGKGGGFGGGGFGGGGGGGGGGGGGGIGHH, encoded by the exons atggggcGTCTCGTTAGAGGAGCTACTCTCGTGGCTTTGTTATGTTTCCATGTTTTTGTGGTGAATGTTGCTGCGAGAGATGTGAGTTCGGGAAAAGATGAGGACGAGAAGACTTTAGGTGGCAAGGGTGGTGGCTTTGGCGGCGGGTTCGGTGGAGGAGCCGGTGGTGGATTTGGAGGAGGAGCTGGTGGTGGATTTGGAGGAGGAGCAGGCGGTGGTTTtggaggaggcggtggtggaggtggaggtggcgGAGGAGGTTTTGGTGGTGGACATGGTGGAGGTGTCGGAGTTGGCGGTGGCTTTGGTAAGGGTGGTGGAGTTGGTGGTGGTATCGGAGGTGGACACGGTGGAGGAGCTGGTGGTGGGTTTGGAAAAGGTGGTGGGATCGGTGGAGGAATCGGGAAGGGTGGTGGAGTTGGCGGTGGCATCGGTAAAGGCGGTGGCATTGGTGGTGGAATAGGCAAAGGTGGAGGATTTGGCGGCGGTATCGGCAAAGGCGGTGGAGTTGGTGGCGGCATTGGCAAAGGCGGTGGAGTTGGTGGCGGCATTGGTAAAGGTGGAGGAGTTGGCGGTGGTTTTGGTAAAGGCGGAGGTGTTGGCGGTGGAATTGGCAAAGGCGGAGGAGTTGGCGGTGGTTTCGGCAAAGGTGGAGGAGTTGGTGGTGGGATTGGCAAAGGTGGAGGTATTGGCGGTGGCATTGGAAAAGGTGGAGGCATTGGTGGTGGAATAGGCAAAGGCGGCGGAATTGGTGGAGGCATTGGCAAAGGCGGAGGCATAGGTGGCGGGATTGGCAAAGGTGGAGGCattggtggtggaggtggatTTGGTAAGGGTGGAGGTATTGGCGGGGGTATTGGCAAAGGCGGAGGCATTGGAGGCGGTATTGGCAAAGGCGGAGGTATTGGCGGAGGAGGTGGATTTGGCAAAGGCGGAGGCATTGGAGGCGGTATTGgcaaaggaggaggag GTGGATTTGGTAAGGGTGGAGGCATTGGAGGCGGTATTGGCAAAGGTGGAGGCATTGGAGGCGGTATTGGCAAAGGCGGAGGCATTGGCGGTGGtatcggaggaggaggaggctttggtggaggaggaggatttggAAAAGGTGGTGGCATCGGTGGTGGAATAGGCAAAGGAGGAGGTTTCGGCGGAGGAGGTGGCTTTGGGAAAGGTGGAGGTATTGGTGGAGGAGGTGGATTTGGTAAAGGCGGAGGATTTGGCGGTGGAGGTTTCGGAGggggaggtggaggaggaggcggcGGAGGAGGTGGCGGAATTGGACACCACTAA
- the LOC104766259 gene encoding glycine-rich cell wall structural protein isoform X4 — MGRLVRGATLVALLCFHVFVVNVAARDVSSGKDEDEKTLGGKGGGFGGGFGGGAGGGFGGGAGGGFGGGAGGGFGGGGGGGGGGGGGFGGGHGGGVGVGGGFGKGGGVGGGIGGGHGGGVGGGIGKGGGIGGGIGKGGGFGGGIGKGGGVGGGIGKGGGVGGGIGKGGGVGGGFGKGGGVGGGIGKGGGVGGGFGKGGGVGGGIGKGGGIGGGIGKGGGIGGGIGKGGGIGGGIGKGGGIGGGIGKGGGIGGGGGFGKGGGIGGGIGKGGGIGGGIGKGGGIGGGGGFGKGGGIGGGIGKGGGGGFGKGGGIGGGIGKGGGIGGGGGFGKGGGIGGGIGKGGGIGGGIGKGGGIGGGIGGGGGFGGGGGFGKGGGIGGGIGKGGGFGGGGGFGKGGGIGGGGGFGKGGGFGGGGFGGGGGGGGGGGGGGIGHH, encoded by the exons atggggcGTCTCGTTAGAGGAGCTACTCTCGTGGCTTTGTTATGTTTCCATGTTTTTGTGGTGAATGTTGCTGCGAGAGATGTGAGTTCGGGAAAAGATGAGGACGAGAAGACTTTAGGTGGCAAGGGTGGTGGCTTTGGCGGCGGGTTCGGTGGAGGAGCCGGTGGTGGATTTGGAGGAGGAGCTGGTGGTGGATTTGGAGGAGGAGCAGGCGGTGGTTTtggaggaggcggtggtggaggtggaggtggcgGAGGAGGTTTTGGTGGTGGACATGGTGGAGGTGTCGGAGTTGGCGGTGGCTTTGGTAAGGGTGGTGGAGTTGGTGGTGGTATCGGAGGTGGACACGGTGGA GGAGTTGGCGGTGGCATCGGTAAAGGCGGTGGCATTGGTGGTGGAATAGGCAAAGGTGGAGGATTTGGCGGCGGTATCGGCAAAGGCGGTGGAGTTGGTGGCGGCATTGGCAAAGGCGGTGGAGTTGGTGGCGGCATTGGTAAAGGTGGAGGAGTTGGCGGTGGTTTTGGTAAAGGCGGAGGTGTTGGCGGTGGAATTGGCAAAGGCGGAGGAGTTGGCGGTGGTTTCGGCAAAGGTGGAGGAGTTGGTGGTGGGATTGGCAAAGGTGGAGGTATTGGCGGTGGCATTGGAAAAGGTGGAGGCATTGGTGGTGGAATAGGCAAAGGCGGCGGAATTGGTGGAGGCATTGGCAAAGGCGGAGGCATAGGTGGCGGGATTGGCAAAGGTGGAGGCattggtggtggaggtggatTTGGTAAGGGTGGAGGTATTGGCGGGGGTATTGGCAAAGGCGGAGGCATTGGAGGCGGTATTGGCAAAGGCGGAGGTATTGGCGGAGGAGGTGGATTTGGCAAAGGCGGAGGCATTGGAGGCGGTATTGgcaaaggaggaggaggtggattTGGTAAGGGTGGAGGCATTGGAGGCGGTATTGGCAAAGGTGGAGGTATTGGCGGAGGAGGTGGATTTGGTAAGGGTGGAGGCATTGGAGGCGGTATTGGCAAAGGTGGAGGCATTGGAGGCGGTATTGGCAAAGGCGGAGGCATTGGCGGTGGtatcggaggaggaggaggctttggtggaggaggaggatttggAAAAGGTGGTGGCATCGGTGGTGGAATAGGCAAAGGAGGAGGTTTCGGCGGAGGAGGTGGCTTTGGGAAAGGTGGAGGTATTGGTGGAGGAGGTGGATTTGGTAAAGGCGGAGGATTTGGCGGTGGAGGTTTCGGAGggggaggtggaggaggaggcggcGGAGGAGGTGGCGGAATTGGACACCACTAA
- the LOC104766259 gene encoding glycine-rich cell wall structural protein 1 isoform X1 — MGRLVRGATLVALLCFHVFVVNVAARDVSSGKDEDEKTLGGKGGGFGGGFGGGAGGGFGGGAGGGFGGGAGGGFGGGGGGGGGGGGGFGGGHGGGVGVGGGFGKGGGVGGGIGGGHGGGAGGGFGKGGGIGGGIGKGGGVGGGIGKGGGIGGGIGKGGGFGGGIGKGGGVGGGIGKGGGVGGGIGKGGGVGGGFGKGGGVGGGIGKGGGVGGGFGKGGGVGGGIGKGGGIGGGIGKGGGIGGGIGKGGGIGGGIGKGGGIGGGIGKGGGIGGGGGFGKGGGIGGGIGKGGGIGGGIGKGGGIGGGGGFGKGGGIGGGIGKGGGGGFGKGGGIGGGIGKGGGIGGGGGFGKGGGIGGGIGKGGGIGGGIGKGGGIGGGIGGGGGFGGGGGFGKGGGIGGGIGKGGGFGGGGGFGKGGGIGGGGGFGKGGGFGGGGFGGGGGGGGGGGGGGIGHH; from the coding sequence atggggcGTCTCGTTAGAGGAGCTACTCTCGTGGCTTTGTTATGTTTCCATGTTTTTGTGGTGAATGTTGCTGCGAGAGATGTGAGTTCGGGAAAAGATGAGGACGAGAAGACTTTAGGTGGCAAGGGTGGTGGCTTTGGCGGCGGGTTCGGTGGAGGAGCCGGTGGTGGATTTGGAGGAGGAGCTGGTGGTGGATTTGGAGGAGGAGCAGGCGGTGGTTTtggaggaggcggtggtggaggtggaggtggcgGAGGAGGTTTTGGTGGTGGACATGGTGGAGGTGTCGGAGTTGGCGGTGGCTTTGGTAAGGGTGGTGGAGTTGGTGGTGGTATCGGAGGTGGACACGGTGGAGGAGCTGGTGGTGGGTTTGGAAAAGGTGGTGGGATCGGTGGAGGAATCGGGAAGGGTGGTGGAGTTGGCGGTGGCATCGGTAAAGGCGGTGGCATTGGTGGTGGAATAGGCAAAGGTGGAGGATTTGGCGGCGGTATCGGCAAAGGCGGTGGAGTTGGTGGCGGCATTGGCAAAGGCGGTGGAGTTGGTGGCGGCATTGGTAAAGGTGGAGGAGTTGGCGGTGGTTTTGGTAAAGGCGGAGGTGTTGGCGGTGGAATTGGCAAAGGCGGAGGAGTTGGCGGTGGTTTCGGCAAAGGTGGAGGAGTTGGTGGTGGGATTGGCAAAGGTGGAGGTATTGGCGGTGGCATTGGAAAAGGTGGAGGCATTGGTGGTGGAATAGGCAAAGGCGGCGGAATTGGTGGAGGCATTGGCAAAGGCGGAGGCATAGGTGGCGGGATTGGCAAAGGTGGAGGCattggtggtggaggtggatTTGGTAAGGGTGGAGGTATTGGCGGGGGTATTGGCAAAGGCGGAGGCATTGGAGGCGGTATTGGCAAAGGCGGAGGTATTGGCGGAGGAGGTGGATTTGGCAAAGGCGGAGGCATTGGAGGCGGTATTGgcaaaggaggaggaggtggattTGGTAAGGGTGGAGGCATTGGAGGCGGTATTGGCAAAGGTGGAGGTATTGGCGGAGGAGGTGGATTTGGTAAGGGTGGAGGCATTGGAGGCGGTATTGGCAAAGGTGGAGGCATTGGAGGCGGTATTGGCAAAGGCGGAGGCATTGGCGGTGGtatcggaggaggaggaggctttggtggaggaggaggatttggAAAAGGTGGTGGCATCGGTGGTGGAATAGGCAAAGGAGGAGGTTTCGGCGGAGGAGGTGGCTTTGGGAAAGGTGGAGGTATTGGTGGAGGAGGTGGATTTGGTAAAGGCGGAGGATTTGGCGGTGGAGGTTTCGGAGggggaggtggaggaggaggcggcGGAGGAGGTGGCGGAATTGGACACCACTAA
- the LOC104766259 gene encoding glycine-rich cell wall structural protein isoform X5 yields MGRLVRGATLVALLCFHVFVVNVAARDVSSGKDEDEKTLGGKGGGFGGGFGGGAGGGFGGGAGGGFGGGAGGGFGGGGGGGGGGGGGFGGGHGGGVGVGGGFGKGGGVGGGIGGGHGGGVGGGIGKGGGIGGGIGKGGGFGGGIGKGGGVGGGIGKGGGVGGGIGKGGGVGGGFGKGGGVGGGIGKGGGVGGGFGKGGGVGGGIGKGGGIGGGIGKGGGIGGGIGKGGGIGGGIGKGGGIGGGIGKGGGIGGGGGFGKGGGIGGGIGKGGGIGGGIGKGGGIGGGGGFGKGGGIGGGIGKGGGGGFGKGGGIGGGIGKGGGIGGGGGFGKGGGIGGGIGKGGGIGGGIGKGGGIGGGIGGGGGFGGGGGFGKGGGIGGGIGKGGGFGGGGGFGKGGGIGGGGGFGKGGGFGGGGFGGGGGGGGGGGGGGIGHH; encoded by the exons atggggcGTCTCGTTAGAGGAGCTACTCTCGTGGCTTTGTTATGTTTCCATGTTTTTGTGGTGAATGTTGCTGCGAGAGATGTGAGTTCGGGAAAAGATGAGGACGAGAAGACTTTAGGTGGCAAGGGTGGTGGCTTTGGCGGCGGGTTCGGTGGAGGAGCCGGTGGTGGATTTGGAGGAGGAGCTGGTGGTGGATTTGGAGGAGGAGCAGGCGGTGGTTTtggaggaggcggtggtggaggtggaggtggcgGAGGAGGTTTTGGTGGTGGACATGGTGGAGGTGTCGGAGTTGGCGGTGGCTTTGGTAAGGGTGGTGGAGTTGGTGGTGGTATCGGAGGTGGACACGGTGGAGGAG TTGGCGGTGGCATCGGTAAAGGCGGTGGCATTGGTGGTGGAATAGGCAAAGGTGGAGGATTTGGCGGCGGTATCGGCAAAGGCGGTGGAGTTGGTGGCGGCATTGGCAAAGGCGGTGGAGTTGGTGGCGGCATTGGTAAAGGTGGAGGAGTTGGCGGTGGTTTTGGTAAAGGCGGAGGTGTTGGCGGTGGAATTGGCAAAGGCGGAGGAGTTGGCGGTGGTTTCGGCAAAGGTGGAGGAGTTGGTGGTGGGATTGGCAAAGGTGGAGGTATTGGCGGTGGCATTGGAAAAGGTGGAGGCATTGGTGGTGGAATAGGCAAAGGCGGCGGAATTGGTGGAGGCATTGGCAAAGGCGGAGGCATAGGTGGCGGGATTGGCAAAGGTGGAGGCattggtggtggaggtggatTTGGTAAGGGTGGAGGTATTGGCGGGGGTATTGGCAAAGGCGGAGGCATTGGAGGCGGTATTGGCAAAGGCGGAGGTATTGGCGGAGGAGGTGGATTTGGCAAAGGCGGAGGCATTGGAGGCGGTATTGgcaaaggaggaggaggtggattTGGTAAGGGTGGAGGCATTGGAGGCGGTATTGGCAAAGGTGGAGGTATTGGCGGAGGAGGTGGATTTGGTAAGGGTGGAGGCATTGGAGGCGGTATTGGCAAAGGTGGAGGCATTGGAGGCGGTATTGGCAAAGGCGGAGGCATTGGCGGTGGtatcggaggaggaggaggctttggtggaggaggaggatttggAAAAGGTGGTGGCATCGGTGGTGGAATAGGCAAAGGAGGAGGTTTCGGCGGAGGAGGTGGCTTTGGGAAAGGTGGAGGTATTGGTGGAGGAGGTGGATTTGGTAAAGGCGGAGGATTTGGCGGTGGAGGTTTCGGAGggggaggtggaggaggaggcggcGGAGGAGGTGGCGGAATTGGACACCACTAA
- the LOC104766259 gene encoding glycine-rich cell wall structural protein isoform X3, translating to MGRLVRGATLVALLCFHVFVVNVAARDVSSGKDEDEKTLGGKGGGFGGGFGGGAGGGFGGGAGGGFGGGAGGGFGGGGGGGGGGGGGFGGGHGGGVGVGGGFGKGGGVGGGIGGGHGGGAGGGFGKGGGIGGGIGKGGGVGGGIGKGGGIGGGIGKGGGFGGGIGKGGGVGGGIGKGGGVGGGIGKGGGVGGGFGKGGGVGGGIGKGGGVGGGFGKGGGVGGGIGKGGGIGGGIGKGGGIGGGIGKGGGIGGGIGKGGGIGGGIGKGGGIGGGGGFGKGGGIGGGIGKGGGIGGGIGKGGGIGGGGGFGKGGGIGGGIGKGGGIGGGGGFGKGGGIGGGIGKGGGIGGGIGKGGGIGGGIGGGGGFGGGGGFGKGGGIGGGIGKGGGFGGGGGFGKGGGIGGGGGFGKGGGFGGGGFGGGGGGGGGGGGGGIGHH from the exons atggggcGTCTCGTTAGAGGAGCTACTCTCGTGGCTTTGTTATGTTTCCATGTTTTTGTGGTGAATGTTGCTGCGAGAGATGTGAGTTCGGGAAAAGATGAGGACGAGAAGACTTTAGGTGGCAAGGGTGGTGGCTTTGGCGGCGGGTTCGGTGGAGGAGCCGGTGGTGGATTTGGAGGAGGAGCTGGTGGTGGATTTGGAGGAGGAGCAGGCGGTGGTTTtggaggaggcggtggtggaggtggaggtggcgGAGGAGGTTTTGGTGGTGGACATGGTGGAGGTGTCGGAGTTGGCGGTGGCTTTGGTAAGGGTGGTGGAGTTGGTGGTGGTATCGGAGGTGGACACGGTGGAGGAGCTGGTGGTGGGTTTGGAAAAGGTGGTGGGATCGGTGGAGGAATCGGGAAGGGTGGTGGAGTTGGCGGTGGCATCGGTAAAGGCGGTGGCATTGGTGGTGGAATAGGCAAAGGTGGAGGATTTGGCGGCGGTATCGGCAAAGGCGGTGGAGTTGGTGGCGGCATTGGCAAAGGCGGTGGAGTTGGTGGCGGCATTGGTAAAGGTGGAGGAGTTGGCGGTGGTTTTGGTAAAGGCGGAGGTGTTGGCGGTGGAATTGGCAAAGGCGGAGGAGTTGGCGGTGGTTTCGGCAAAGGTGGAGGAGTTGGTGGTGGGATTGGCAAAGGTGGAGGTATTGGCGGTGGCATTGGAAAAGGTGGAGGCATTGGTGGTGGAATAGGCAAAGGCGGCGGAATTGGTGGAGGCATTGGCAAAGGCGGAGGCATAGGTGGCGGGATTGGCAAAGGTGGAGGCattggtggtggaggtggatTTGGTAAGGGTGGAGGTATTGGCGGGGGTATTGGCAAAGGCGGAGGCATTGGAGGCGGTATTGGCAAAGGCGGAGGTATTGGCGGAGGAGGTGGATTTGGCAAAGGCGGAG GCATTGGAGGCGGTATTGGCAAAGGTGGAGGTATTGGCGGAGGAGGTGGATTTGGTAAGGGTGGAGGCATTGGAGGCGGTATTGGCAAAGGTGGAGGCATTGGAGGCGGTATTGGCAAAGGCGGAGGCATTGGCGGTGGtatcggaggaggaggaggctttggtggaggaggaggatttggAAAAGGTGGTGGCATCGGTGGTGGAATAGGCAAAGGAGGAGGTTTCGGCGGAGGAGGTGGCTTTGGGAAAGGTGGAGGTATTGGTGGAGGAGGTGGATTTGGTAAAGGCGGAGGATTTGGCGGTGGAGGTTTCGGAGggggaggtggaggaggaggcggcGGAGGAGGTGGCGGAATTGGACACCACTAA